In Halobacteriovorax marinus SJ, the following proteins share a genomic window:
- a CDS encoding polyhydroxyalkanoate synthesis regulator DNA-binding domain-containing protein: MNDVRIIKRYQNRKLYDTHQSCYVTLEEIAQIIREGHEIQVIDNKTKNDITYMTQIQLLFDQEKKSTRAGDVELLKRVIRSEEGTFTGHIRALEGTSTTETTVEPSLSENLNNFVQNTEVNSTVETPNTLN; this comes from the coding sequence ATGAACGACGTAAGAATTATCAAGAGATACCAAAACCGTAAGCTTTATGACACACACCAAAGCTGTTACGTGACTCTAGAGGAAATCGCTCAGATCATCAGAGAAGGTCACGAGATTCAAGTAATTGATAATAAAACAAAAAATGACATCACTTACATGACTCAAATTCAACTTCTTTTTGATCAAGAAAAGAAATCTACAAGAGCTGGAGACGTTGAGCTTCTTAAGAGAGTAATTAGATCAGAAGAAGGTACTTTCACAGGGCACATCAGAGCTCTAGAAGGAACTTCAACTACTGAAACAACTGTTGAGCCATCTTTAAGTGAAAACTTAAACAACTTCGTACAAAACACAGAAGTTAACTCAACTGTTGAAACACCAAATACTTTAAACTAA
- a CDS encoding ArsA family ATPase, whose product MSHRLYIVTGKGGVGKTSLAIALAKKLKAQGKKVLYNSFDQEDQTKICSELETPSLHLELEKSAEIYMGKKLGSEMVASWIMKTPFFKSLFNMIPGLGHMILLGHIIDLLEDDPELVIVLDSPSSGHAMTMFESSHNFKEIFGSGLLVEDINRMHRFIYAQNVLKNYIVSLPTKMALNEAKEVREHLQNLNFTSTEIIINDCLSPVLAAKEDLPEFLKIKNDLENEVISEYQDITSHKIAHSLGEDFQSVIDDLSAEKIGVLI is encoded by the coding sequence ATGTCACACCGTCTTTATATAGTTACAGGAAAAGGCGGTGTTGGAAAAACGTCCCTCGCCATTGCCCTAGCAAAGAAATTAAAAGCGCAAGGAAAGAAAGTTCTCTACAATAGTTTTGACCAAGAAGATCAGACAAAGATTTGCTCTGAACTCGAGACACCATCTCTACATTTAGAATTAGAAAAATCAGCTGAAATTTATATGGGCAAGAAGCTAGGTTCAGAAATGGTAGCCTCATGGATAATGAAGACACCATTTTTTAAATCATTATTCAATATGATTCCTGGTCTCGGTCACATGATTCTACTTGGGCATATTATAGATTTACTTGAAGATGACCCAGAGCTCGTTATAGTCTTAGACTCACCTTCTAGCGGTCATGCTATGACTATGTTTGAATCATCCCACAACTTCAAAGAAATTTTTGGCTCGGGTCTTCTCGTTGAAGATATCAATAGAATGCATCGTTTTATCTATGCACAAAATGTACTAAAGAATTACATCGTTTCACTACCTACAAAGATGGCCCTTAATGAGGCAAAGGAAGTGAGAGAACATTTACAAAACTTAAATTTTACAAGTACAGAAATTATCATCAATGATTGTCTCTCCCCAGTTCTCGCAGCTAAAGAGGACTTACCTGAGTTTTTAAAAATTAAAAATGATCTAGAGAATGAAGTCATTTCTGAATATCAAGATATTACATCACATAAGATTGCTCATTCGCTAGGTGAAGACTTTCAAAGTGTTATAGATGATCTATCAGCAGAAAAGATAGGAGTGCTAATATGA
- a CDS encoding tetratricopeptide repeat protein — translation MLKKLSYSILIAGLCSCSSIVKTKVKTIDPLKAVSIKQKGLDKLSIQERLEREYASIDPSDTTKLAFFADELYMKGSDASLRGDSEEAALFFEYVLKVKKEDNYVQKRYAVELIRLNKLSEAKEILASLYKSENSEKVGLILAGVHTALKEKREAQLVYLSILKNFPSSEEACVFLAKSYSLESKFKKAFSLLNKCERSSKGKAIYSFYRGKIEIARGNIKSAQKNFKKSLRVDPTYQQAAIGLGAIYEEEKKFANALEVYEKFLKKSPHAYAILKNVIQIYFALGKYDKVIPYAERLSNIDSSDLNLKVRLGILYADSKRYEDAKGIFKEILVAVPKSDKVLYYLGTLYQQTGELDSAIGYYSRVPEESSLFHESNIQIAQLLQASAIEQKEAKDKLVSFVNERADKHTNLRVELRVLLAGFYENEGALQSAVDEMEKIKNEKTFNEGHEYYFAALLEKINRFDRAKEVIEGILVKNPENPHALNFLGYSLLERGEDLERAFYLISKAVELRPDDGYIRDSLGWYYYKIGEYEKALVEIKKAWTLVNTDVVITKHLAMTYAKLKKFTKAKEFYVEALKNCKVESERRDVLKELSGLEKLRLPASQ, via the coding sequence ATGCTTAAAAAACTTTCCTATTCAATTTTAATTGCGGGCCTTTGCTCATGTTCGAGTATTGTGAAAACAAAGGTCAAAACGATCGATCCTCTAAAGGCAGTATCTATAAAGCAAAAGGGATTGGATAAACTCTCTATACAGGAGAGGTTGGAGAGGGAGTATGCCTCAATTGATCCTAGTGATACTACCAAGCTCGCTTTCTTTGCTGATGAGCTCTATATGAAAGGCTCAGATGCCTCTCTTCGTGGAGATAGTGAAGAGGCTGCACTATTTTTTGAATATGTCTTGAAGGTTAAGAAAGAAGATAATTATGTTCAAAAGAGATATGCAGTTGAGTTAATTCGATTAAATAAATTGAGTGAGGCCAAAGAGATTCTGGCCTCGCTATATAAGAGCGAAAACTCTGAAAAGGTTGGACTGATTTTGGCCGGTGTTCATACGGCGTTAAAAGAAAAGAGGGAGGCCCAATTGGTTTATCTCTCAATCTTAAAAAACTTTCCTTCTTCTGAGGAGGCTTGTGTCTTCCTAGCGAAGTCTTATTCGTTAGAATCAAAATTTAAAAAGGCGTTTTCGCTTCTAAATAAATGTGAAAGATCTTCCAAGGGAAAAGCAATTTACTCTTTTTATAGAGGGAAGATTGAAATTGCTCGTGGGAATATTAAATCGGCGCAGAAGAATTTTAAAAAATCACTGCGAGTCGATCCAACGTACCAGCAGGCCGCTATTGGTCTAGGTGCTATTTATGAAGAAGAGAAGAAGTTTGCAAATGCGCTAGAGGTTTATGAGAAGTTTCTTAAGAAATCTCCTCATGCATATGCAATCTTAAAGAATGTTATTCAGATCTATTTTGCACTAGGGAAGTATGACAAAGTCATTCCATATGCAGAGAGATTATCTAATATTGACTCTAGTGACTTAAACTTAAAAGTTAGGCTTGGAATTCTCTATGCGGACTCAAAGCGATATGAAGACGCCAAGGGAATTTTCAAAGAAATCCTAGTGGCAGTACCAAAGTCTGACAAAGTTCTTTATTACCTTGGAACACTCTACCAACAAACGGGAGAGTTAGACTCTGCTATTGGATACTATTCTAGAGTTCCTGAAGAGAGTTCTCTATTTCACGAAAGCAATATCCAAATTGCTCAGTTACTGCAGGCAAGTGCGATTGAGCAAAAGGAAGCAAAAGATAAGCTCGTTAGTTTTGTTAACGAGAGAGCGGACAAGCACACTAATTTAAGAGTGGAGCTGAGAGTGTTACTTGCTGGTTTCTATGAGAATGAAGGAGCGCTACAAAGTGCTGTGGATGAAATGGAAAAAATAAAGAATGAAAAGACTTTCAATGAAGGTCATGAGTACTACTTTGCAGCTTTACTGGAGAAGATCAATCGCTTCGATAGAGCAAAAGAAGTCATTGAGGGCATACTGGTTAAAAACCCTGAAAATCCTCATGCTCTAAATTTTCTGGGTTATTCTCTACTAGAAAGAGGAGAGGACTTAGAGAGAGCATTCTACTTGATTTCAAAAGCTGTAGAGTTAAGACCTGATGATGGCTATATCAGAGATAGCCTTGGATGGTACTATTACAAGATTGGAGAATACGAAAAAGCATTAGTCGAAATCAAAAAAGCGTGGACATTAGTAAACACAGATGTTGTCATTACTAAGCACTTAGCAATGACGTATGCAAAATTAAAGAAGTTTACGAAAGCTAAGGAATTCTATGTGGAGGCGCTTAAAAATTGCAAAGTCGAATCAGAAAGAAGAGATGTACTCAAAGAGCTAAGTGGCTTAGAAAAGCTTCGCTTGCCTGCGTCTCAGTAG
- a CDS encoding outer membrane protein, with translation MKKYLFSFSKYVLPAAFLVAGLTANAKPSIKKLTSDEKSKNVDSEIPTSRNMSTLNKHSVGIGIGQTFLMSEFADKGEDKITWDLFYNYSASHSFDFIANFHTSKHKHLNQYTQLTGLALGIKAKVFHFDNFAPFVTGGFGFYQPKMRRMINNELVTSKTKLTFGYHAGAGADLRLNDKFTVGVLGALHNPFDVKQELQPEVEGSYVKLMMTVFYTF, from the coding sequence ATGAAAAAATATCTATTTAGTTTTTCAAAATACGTTCTTCCTGCTGCTTTTTTAGTAGCAGGTCTAACGGCCAACGCAAAACCATCAATCAAGAAATTAACATCAGATGAAAAGTCCAAGAACGTAGACTCAGAGATTCCTACGTCTAGAAATATGAGTACACTGAATAAGCACAGTGTAGGAATAGGAATTGGTCAAACTTTTCTAATGAGTGAATTTGCGGATAAGGGAGAGGACAAGATTACTTGGGACCTTTTCTATAATTATTCAGCAAGCCACTCTTTTGATTTTATTGCTAACTTTCACACATCAAAGCATAAGCATTTAAATCAATATACTCAGTTAACAGGACTGGCCCTAGGGATTAAGGCCAAGGTGTTTCACTTCGATAACTTTGCACCATTTGTTACTGGTGGTTTTGGATTCTATCAACCAAAGATGAGAAGAATGATTAACAACGAGTTAGTTACTTCTAAGACAAAACTTACTTTTGGATATCATGCAGGAGCTGGAGCGGACTTAAGACTTAATGATAAGTTTACAGTTGGTGTTCTTGGAGCTCTTCACAACCCATTTGATGTAAAGCAAGAACTTCAACCAGAAGTTGAAGGCTCATACGTCAAATTAATGATGACTGTTTTCTACACCTTCTAA
- a CDS encoding ArsA family ATPase has translation MSIPNKKVEIFCGTGGVGKTTLATSRAVNLAQNGKKVLLITIDPAKRLKQLLGLEDNDTGEITPVSTKNFYPEEEVSKELFALLLSPSKTLERIAKAKGLTNDLNNRILKVLTKPYGGMNEIMAVIEVQFHLEHGDYDTIILDTPPGKHFIDFLQATRKIEQFFDKSFVEIFKYLGKKVGTKSSPKKIFTKLVSTGIKKLLTYLEKVTGSDFVDLFVDAISFLYQTKDHFTSAIEFQKELGHKEFSNWFLVTSAEHHKVGEALHIMQGAGKFMHDDNFLCVNKCHKPFLDNWHPVDTELKLLKSTMLTKENELKTFAGKNFQRVLEFSEILSAKPCDHVTSLARGWNLLQS, from the coding sequence ATGAGTATTCCAAATAAGAAAGTTGAAATCTTCTGTGGTACAGGTGGAGTTGGAAAAACGACTCTTGCAACATCCAGAGCAGTGAACCTTGCACAAAATGGTAAGAAAGTTCTTCTTATTACAATTGACCCAGCCAAAAGACTTAAGCAACTTCTTGGACTTGAAGATAACGACACAGGAGAGATCACACCTGTTTCGACTAAGAACTTCTATCCTGAAGAGGAAGTATCAAAAGAGCTCTTTGCCCTTCTTCTCTCCCCTTCAAAGACATTGGAAAGAATTGCAAAAGCAAAGGGTTTAACAAATGACCTGAATAATAGGATTCTAAAAGTCCTTACCAAGCCCTATGGTGGCATGAATGAAATCATGGCCGTCATTGAAGTTCAATTTCATTTAGAACATGGTGACTATGACACTATCATTCTCGACACTCCTCCAGGTAAGCACTTCATTGACTTTCTACAGGCAACAAGAAAGATAGAGCAATTCTTCGATAAGAGCTTTGTTGAAATTTTCAAATACCTAGGTAAAAAGGTTGGAACAAAGAGTTCTCCAAAGAAAATTTTTACGAAACTAGTTTCAACTGGAATAAAGAAACTTCTTACCTACTTAGAGAAAGTTACTGGCTCTGATTTTGTTGATCTATTTGTAGATGCTATTAGCTTTCTTTATCAAACAAAAGATCACTTCACATCGGCCATCGAGTTCCAAAAAGAGTTAGGACACAAAGAGTTCTCTAATTGGTTCCTCGTGACATCCGCAGAGCATCATAAAGTTGGTGAAGCCCTTCATATTATGCAAGGGGCGGGTAAGTTCATGCACGATGATAATTTCCTATGTGTCAATAAATGCCACAAGCCCTTCTTAGACAATTGGCATCCTGTTGACACAGAACTTAAATTACTGAAATCCACTATGCTCACGAAGGAAAATGAGTTAAAAACATTTGCAGGAAAGAATTTTCAAAGAGTACTCGAGTTTTCAGAGATTCTATCAGCAAAGC